Proteins from one Sabethes cyaneus chromosome 2, idSabCyanKW18_F2, whole genome shotgun sequence genomic window:
- the LOC128737372 gene encoding putative glycerol kinase 5 — protein sequence MDIERVDHLAQAESTKGDRYIASLDIGTTTIRCFIYAANRDIDKLEIVGTAYEQVQLVYPSPGQVEIVPNQLWDSVIKTIQNAIADAKLACNQIDCLGISTQRNTFTCWNRLTGYTYHNFITWKDLRSDKLVHQWNNSFKLRLLKFGARFLHFFTRSKRFLAGSVIKLMNPQVTLRLAWVLQNNAELQRDVKGNNVLYGTVDSWLLYRLRQGHDRSRPVEHISDVTNCTASGFYDPFGQQWAGWALNLFSIKKDMLPKAVDNSYDFGHVHESLFGSAIKIGASISDQSASLWGNCCFEKGEVKITLGTGSFLNVNTGSTCLASVHGLYPLVGYKLTPADNGTELVYLMEGASNDNGSIIEWAMNIGLFADPSESSGMALAVPDSDGVSFIPAFSGLGPPIRDDTAGTGFIGIKPSTRKEHLVRAILESLTYRIALLYTCALGETHFTFTRIKVDGGVSRNDFICQTLADLTGLPVERGEVTDSTALGAMFLAGLNVGIWHSKQELINIRRIDRIFQPNGANRSQCMRSMRSWERAVQRFKRWYIAEELNNLN from the exons ATGGATATTGAACGCGTGGATCATCTAGCGCAAGCGGAGTCAACCAAAGGGGATCGCTACATAGCCTCGCTGGACATCGGAACCACCACGATTAGATGCTTCATCTATGCTGCCAATCGTGACATCGACAAGCTGGAGATCGTTGGAACTGCGTACGAGCAG GTTCAACTCGTCTACCCATCGCCCGGACAAGTGGAGATCGTTCCCAATCAACTATGGGACAGCGTGATAAAGACGATTCAAAACGCGATAGCCG ACGCCAAATTAGCCTGCAATCAAATCGACTGCTTAGGCATATCAACCCAGCGAAACACGTTTACCTGTTGGAATCGACTGACTGGCTATACGTATCATAATTTCATTACTTGGAAAGACTTGCGCTCAGACAAACTGGTCCATCAGTGGAACAACAGTTTCAAGCTAAG ATTGCTCAAATTCGGTGCTCGATTCCTGCATTTTTTCACCCGCAGCAAACGCTTCCTGGCCGGAAGCGTTATCAAACTGATGAATCCGCAGGTTACGCTGCGGCTAGCTTGGGTACTGCAAAATAACGCCGAACTGCAGCGGGACGTGAAGGGAAACAACGTCCTGTACGGAACGGTTGACTCGTGGCTACTGTACCGACTACGGCAGGGTCACGATCGGTCACGACCCGTCGAACATATCAGCGACGTAACGAACTGCACGGCGAGTGGGTTCTACGACCCGTTCGGACAACAGTGGGCCGGCTGGGCGCTGAATCTGTTTTCGATTAAG AAAGACATGCTGCCTAAAGCGGTGGACAATTCCTACGATTTTGGCCACGTTCACGAGTCCCTTTTCGGAAGTGCTATTAAAATCGGTGCATCG ATTTCAGATCAATCCGCTTCACTATGGGGAAACTGTTGCTTCGAGAAGGGAGAGGTAAAAATAACGCTCGGCACGGGATCATTCCTGAACGTCAATACCGGCTCGACGTGCCTGGCGTCGGTACACGGACTGTATCCGCTCGTGGGATACAAACTGACACCGGCTGACAATGGTACCGAATTGGTGTACCTCATGGAGGGCGCATCGAACGACAACGGTTCCATCATCGAGTGGGCAATGAACATTGGCTTGTTCGCGGATCCCAGCGAGAGCTCCGGCATGGCACTGGCCGTTCCGGACTCCGACGGAGTTTCGTTCATACCAGCTTTCAGTGGTTTAGGG CCACCGATCCGTGACGATACCGCCGGCACCGGGTTCATCGGCATCAAACCGTCCACCCGGAAGGAGCACCTGGTGCGGGCGATTCTCGAAAGTCTCACCTATCGGATTGCGCTGCTGTACACCTGCGCTCTCGGCGAAACGCACTTCACGTTCACCAGGATCAAGGTCGACGGCGGAGTCTCGCGGAACGATTTCATCTGCCAAACGCTGGCCGACCTGACGGGTCTGCCGGTCGAGCGCGGTGAGGTGACCGATTCGACCGCACTGGGAGCGATGTTTTTGGCCGGTTTGAACGTCGGCATCTGGCACAGCAAGCAAGAACTGATCAACATTCGCAGGATCGATAGGATATTCCAGCCAAACGGCGCCAACCGAAGCCAGTGCATGAGAAGCATGCGATCGTGGGAACGCGCCGTGCAGCGCTTCAAACGGTGGTACATCGCCGAAGAACTGAACAATCTAAACTAA
- the LOC128737892 gene encoding uncharacterized protein LOC128737892 produces the protein MGGVDTSKRKPRRTQGTVINQTRNRFAWAVLGLGAASFAVYYSIISYYGGQELKERFLRDFHEKTQAEIDRSYLMRRSLLAPKRGDSIRELLEEEKIDRSEK, from the exons ATGGGAGGCGTTGATACCAGTAAGCGAAAACCACGACGAACACAAGGAACGGTTATCAACCAAACCCGCAACCGGTTTGCCTGGGCTGTGCTGGGACTGGGAGCCGCTAGTTTCGCCGTCTATTA TTCCATAATTAGTTACTACGGAGGACAGGAATTAAAGGAGCGATTTCTCAGAGATTTTCACGAGAAAACGCAAGCAGAAATCGATCGAAGTTATTTGATGCGCCGCAGTTTGCTTGCACCGAAACGGGGTGACTCAATTCGAGAGCTTCTAGAGGAGGAAAAGATCGATCGGAGCGAAAAGTAA